From the Flavimarina sp. Hel_I_48 genome, one window contains:
- the argG gene encoding argininosuccinate synthase, producing the protein MNNNNSNTNNNKKLVLAYSGGLDTSYCAKYLSEEKGFEVHAVSINTGGFSQEEIDEIEQKALKIGAKTYKNVQAVATFYNKVVKYLIYGNVLKNNTYPLSVSAERIIQAVEIINYAKSVGAGYVAHGSTGAGNDQVRFDMIFQILAPEIEIITPIRDLKLARQDEIDYLKSHGIEMSWEKAKYSVNKGLWGTSVGGSETLTSDKGLPESAFPSQVEKTESEQVILTFEKGELVGLNGKKDSAVKNIEALQKIASAYGIGRDIHVGDTIIGIKGRVGFEAAAPLIIIKAHHLLEKHTLTKWQMQHKEYLSGFYGMHLHEGQYLDPVMRNMEAFLEDSQANVSGEVYVTLHPYRFTLEGIKSEHDLMNASFGAYGEMNKGWTADDAKGFIKLLANQNKIYNHVNGEQ; encoded by the coding sequence ATGAATAATAACAATAGCAATACAAATAATAATAAAAAATTAGTACTTGCCTATAGTGGCGGTCTCGATACTTCCTATTGTGCAAAATACCTTTCTGAAGAAAAGGGTTTTGAAGTACATGCAGTAAGTATAAATACGGGTGGTTTTAGCCAGGAGGAAATCGACGAAATCGAGCAAAAAGCACTTAAAATAGGTGCGAAAACCTATAAAAACGTTCAGGCGGTTGCTACTTTTTATAACAAGGTTGTCAAATATTTGATCTACGGCAATGTGCTGAAAAACAATACCTATCCGCTTTCGGTTAGTGCAGAGCGTATTATTCAGGCGGTAGAGATCATTAACTACGCTAAATCGGTAGGTGCAGGTTATGTGGCGCACGGTAGTACCGGGGCGGGAAATGACCAGGTTCGTTTTGATATGATCTTCCAGATTCTCGCGCCAGAAATTGAAATTATTACCCCCATTCGGGATCTTAAACTAGCCCGTCAGGATGAGATCGATTACCTGAAAAGCCATGGTATCGAGATGTCCTGGGAAAAGGCCAAATATTCGGTAAATAAAGGACTATGGGGAACCAGCGTGGGCGGTAGTGAAACGCTAACCTCAGATAAAGGCCTTCCGGAAAGTGCTTTTCCTTCACAAGTCGAGAAAACCGAAAGTGAACAAGTAATCCTTACGTTTGAAAAAGGGGAATTGGTTGGGCTGAACGGCAAAAAAGATTCCGCAGTAAAAAATATTGAGGCCCTTCAGAAGATCGCCAGCGCCTATGGTATTGGCAGGGACATTCATGTAGGCGACACGATCATTGGCATCAAAGGTCGCGTGGGTTTTGAGGCCGCTGCACCGCTAATTATCATCAAAGCACACCATTTATTGGAAAAACATACGCTTACGAAATGGCAGATGCAACACAAGGAATACCTATCTGGTTTTTACGGCATGCACCTGCACGAGGGGCAATATCTTGATCCTGTGATGCGCAATATGGAAGCTTTTCTTGAAGATAGTCAGGCGAATGTTTCTGGTGAAGTGTATGTGACGCTGCATCCGTATCGCTTTACGCTGGAAGGAATAAAATCAGAGCATGACCTTATGAACGCATCCTTTGGCGCTTATGGCGAAATGAACAAAGGCTGGACGGCTGATGACGCCAAAGGTTTTATCAAACTATTGGCCAATCAGAATAAAATCTATAACCACGTAAACGGCGAGCAATGA
- a CDS encoding aspartate aminotransferase family protein, with the protein MSLFDVYPLYDVAPVKAENVFVYDEKGTKYLDLYGGHAVISIGHAHPEYVKNLSDQLSKIAFYSNAVQNPIQTELGERLPAESNCPDYQLFLCNSGAEANENALKLASFHTNRKKVIAFNNSFHGRTSAAVAATDNPKIVAPINAQQEVSFLPLGDLDALENHLKKEDVCAVILEFIQGVGGLDESDAHFYEGVDALCKKYGTCLIADEVQAGFGRTGKFFAFQEYNLEPEIISIAKGMGNGFPVGGILIHPSIKAQYGMLGTTFGGNHLACVATLTVLDVLKKEKLMENAAELSKYFFAKAKEIPQIKKVKGRGLMLGIEFDEEVGQMRKDLIYKHQIFTGGASNKNLIRILPPLTVKKEHFDTFFDALKQVLKEK; encoded by the coding sequence ATGAGTCTATTTGATGTGTATCCACTGTATGACGTTGCCCCGGTAAAAGCCGAAAATGTGTTCGTTTATGACGAAAAAGGAACTAAATACCTTGATTTATATGGTGGCCACGCGGTAATTTCCATAGGACATGCGCACCCGGAATATGTAAAAAACCTTTCTGATCAATTGTCTAAAATCGCATTTTATAGCAATGCGGTGCAAAATCCCATACAGACCGAATTGGGCGAACGCCTTCCGGCGGAATCCAACTGTCCTGATTATCAATTGTTTTTATGCAATAGCGGTGCGGAAGCCAATGAAAACGCGTTGAAACTGGCCTCTTTTCATACGAACAGAAAAAAAGTGATCGCCTTTAACAATAGCTTTCACGGTAGAACCTCGGCAGCGGTTGCCGCGACTGATAACCCTAAGATCGTAGCGCCCATAAATGCCCAACAAGAAGTCTCTTTTCTTCCGCTGGGGGATTTGGATGCGCTTGAGAATCATCTTAAAAAAGAAGATGTGTGCGCGGTAATCCTTGAATTTATTCAGGGCGTGGGTGGACTTGATGAGAGCGATGCCCATTTTTACGAAGGGGTGGATGCGTTGTGCAAAAAATACGGTACCTGTCTGATTGCCGATGAGGTGCAGGCTGGTTTTGGGCGTACCGGAAAGTTTTTTGCCTTTCAGGAATATAACTTAGAACCGGAAATTATTTCTATAGCCAAGGGAATGGGTAATGGTTTTCCTGTGGGTGGGATTCTTATTCATCCTTCCATCAAGGCACAATATGGTATGCTTGGAACCACTTTTGGCGGGAATCACCTGGCTTGCGTTGCCACGCTGACCGTGCTTGACGTGCTGAAAAAGGAAAAACTGATGGAAAACGCGGCAGAACTTTCCAAATACTTTTTCGCGAAAGCAAAAGAAATCCCGCAGATCAAAAAAGTCAAAGGCCGCGGACTCATGCTGGGTATTGAGTTTGATGAGGAAGTAGGGCAGATGCGCAAAGACCTGATCTACAAGCACCAGATTTTTACCGGTGGCGCCAGTAACAAAAACCTGATCCGTATTTTGCCTCCGTTAACGGTAAAAAAAGAGCATTTTGATACGTTTTTTGATGCTTTGAAGCAGGTTTTGAAAGAGAAATAG
- a CDS encoding PadR family transcriptional regulator codes for MNIENTKAQMRKGVLEYCILSVLKEEDAYVAEILDTLKEAKLLVVEGTIYPLLTRLKNAGLLSYRWEESTSGPPRKYYGLTETGKLFLNELTDTWDDLQQAVRKVTSTKKSNNE; via the coding sequence ATGAACATTGAAAACACTAAGGCGCAAATGCGCAAGGGCGTGCTGGAGTATTGCATTCTCTCTGTGTTGAAAGAAGAAGATGCCTACGTGGCAGAAATTCTTGATACCTTAAAAGAGGCGAAGCTGCTCGTAGTGGAAGGTACGATCTACCCACTGCTCACGCGGCTCAAAAATGCCGGACTCCTAAGCTATCGCTGGGAAGAATCCACAAGTGGGCCACCACGTAAATATTACGGACTCACAGAAACTGGAAAACTATTTTTAAACGAACTCACAGATACCTGGGACGACCTGCAACAAGCGGTGCGCAAAGTAACCTCAACCAAAAAAAGCAACAATGAATAA
- a CDS encoding GNAT family N-acetyltransferase, whose protein sequence is MEIIIANKSHAGYAQIICDTIAESAQVRGTGIAKRTPEYVITKMENGNSVIALDGDAFAGFCYIEAWGHGKFVANSGLIVHPDFRNMGLAKKIKEAIFAHSRKKYPDAKVFGITTGLAVMKINSDLGYRPVTFSELTDDPTFWKGCQTCRNYDILQRTEQKMCLCTGMLYDPVAEEAKKKNIKNEEPQKTLNSKAFSRLKSIKQSLFLKKDAPLVPKGGIEKEKEK, encoded by the coding sequence ATGGAAATTATCATAGCAAACAAATCACATGCGGGCTACGCCCAAATCATTTGCGACACCATTGCAGAATCTGCACAGGTACGCGGCACTGGTATCGCCAAGCGCACCCCAGAGTATGTGATCACTAAAATGGAAAACGGTAATTCGGTCATCGCTTTAGATGGTGATGCCTTCGCCGGTTTTTGTTATATCGAGGCCTGGGGCCACGGCAAATTTGTTGCCAACTCAGGACTGATCGTTCACCCTGATTTTAGGAATATGGGCCTGGCCAAAAAGATAAAAGAGGCCATTTTTGCGCATTCGCGGAAAAAATATCCTGATGCCAAGGTTTTTGGGATCACGACGGGACTTGCGGTCATGAAAATCAACAGCGATCTCGGTTATCGCCCGGTTACCTTTTCTGAACTTACTGACGATCCCACTTTCTGGAAAGGCTGCCAGACCTGTCGTAATTATGATATTTTACAGCGTACAGAACAGAAAATGTGCCTGTGTACCGGTATGCTTTACGATCCCGTTGCCGAAGAGGCCAAAAAGAAAAATATAAAGAATGAAGAACCTCAAAAGACACTGAACAGCAAAGCGTTTTCAAGGTTAAAGAGCATCAAACAGAGCTTGTTTTTGAAGAAAGATGCTCCGCTGGTCCCTAAAGGGGGAATCGAAAAGGAGAAAGAAAAATAG
- a CDS encoding head GIN domain-containing protein, translating into MTTLIRILATTLLALLLSACHFEFHQVDGNGNVVEKELEIDQDFTEIAVKNGWEVTLKKGTEPRANAAIDENLYEYLDIHVDGKTLVVEMIDNYNVGTATSQKIEVIYTQNLEKLKASSAGEITTEDTLMGEDMLFDVSSAGRISAKIEVRNVSLDASSAGNIDLSGLAQTFDGEASSAANVDAQDLKTETATADVSSAGSIKIFASKKIEAEASSGGSVSYWGNPAEIRDSESSGGSVNKKS; encoded by the coding sequence ATGACAACATTAATCAGAATTTTGGCAACAACACTTTTAGCGCTTTTGCTCTCTGCCTGCCACTTTGAATTTCATCAAGTGGACGGGAATGGCAATGTGGTGGAAAAAGAACTGGAAATAGACCAGGATTTTACAGAAATCGCTGTAAAAAACGGTTGGGAAGTTACCCTTAAAAAAGGAACGGAACCCCGTGCAAACGCTGCTATTGATGAGAATCTATACGAATACCTGGATATACATGTAGACGGCAAAACACTAGTTGTGGAAATGATAGACAACTACAATGTGGGAACCGCCACTTCCCAAAAAATCGAGGTAATCTATACGCAAAACCTGGAAAAACTAAAAGCGAGCAGCGCTGGTGAAATTACCACGGAAGACACGCTGATGGGTGAAGACATGCTGTTTGATGTCTCCAGCGCCGGAAGGATCTCCGCGAAAATTGAGGTCCGTAATGTAAGCCTTGATGCAAGTAGCGCCGGGAATATTGATCTGAGCGGCCTGGCACAGACTTTTGACGGAGAGGCCAGTTCTGCCGCAAATGTAGATGCACAGGATCTAAAGACCGAAACGGCCACTGCAGATGTTTCAAGTGCGGGAAGTATAAAAATATTTGCCTCTAAAAAAATTGAAGCAGAAGCTTCCAGCGGGGGTAGCGTTTCCTACTGGGGCAATCCCGCTGAAATACGCGATTCAGAAAGTAGTGGAGGTTCGGTCAACAAAAAATCGTAG
- a CDS encoding Maf family nucleotide pyrophosphatase codes for MLHSKLSGKQLVLASQSPRRKELLKAMDLDFEVLVRPVDESYPSDLSPSAIAEHIALAKAEVFRKDLKPDQIVITGDTIVVFEEQILGKPKTTEEAHTILTNLSGKKHRVISSLCLMNTTKILVDHDTAFVHFKEFSPEEISYYIDNYSPMDKAGAYGIQEWLGHIGLVKLEGSYNTVMGLPTQLLYQMLQAF; via the coding sequence ATGCTGCATTCTAAATTATCAGGAAAACAACTTGTTCTCGCTTCGCAATCACCACGCAGAAAGGAACTGCTCAAAGCTATGGACCTTGACTTTGAGGTGCTCGTCAGGCCGGTAGATGAAAGCTACCCCTCAGATTTGAGCCCTTCCGCAATAGCGGAACATATTGCGCTGGCAAAAGCGGAAGTCTTCAGAAAAGATCTAAAACCTGATCAAATAGTTATAACCGGCGACACCATCGTCGTCTTTGAGGAACAGATTCTTGGTAAACCCAAAACTACGGAAGAAGCACATACCATACTCACCAATTTAAGCGGAAAAAAACACCGTGTGATCTCCTCCCTTTGCCTGATGAACACCACAAAGATTCTAGTGGACCACGATACGGCTTTTGTACATTTTAAGGAATTTAGCCCGGAAGAAATTTCTTATTATATAGATAACTATTCTCCTATGGACAAGGCTGGCGCTTATGGAATTCAAGAATGGCTGGGCCACATAGGACTAGTAAAACTTGAAGGCTCGTACAATACGGTGATGGGATTGCCCACCCAACTCCTGTATCAAATGCTACAGGCATTTTAA
- the argC gene encoding N-acetyl-gamma-glutamyl-phosphate reductase — MIQAGIAGGAGYTAGELIRILVNHPHVELNFVYSTSNAGNLLSDVHQDLLGSTEIRFSDTINTEVDVLFLCLGHGTSKRFLEENHFTEKTVIIDLSNDFRLKADTEFQGREFIYGLTELNRDKIKQACSIANPGCFATAIQLALLPLAENKLISDAVHITGVTGATGAGTSLSDTTHYTWRDNNFSYYKAFTHQHLGEIYQTLSSLQRNFDQKVHFLPHRGNFSRGIFVTAYTKYDGSLEDAKALYSDFYKDAPFTFVSEKELHLKQVVNTNKCFLHVHKEDGMLLITSIIDNLTKGASGQAVENMNLIFGLPQTEGLNLKANFF, encoded by the coding sequence ATGATACAGGCAGGGATTGCAGGTGGTGCGGGATACACGGCGGGTGAACTTATACGCATTTTAGTGAACCATCCTCATGTGGAGCTCAATTTTGTGTACAGCACGTCCAATGCGGGAAATCTGCTCAGCGATGTGCATCAGGATCTACTGGGATCTACTGAAATTCGGTTTTCTGATACTATTAATACCGAAGTTGACGTACTGTTTCTGTGTCTTGGCCACGGAACTTCAAAACGCTTTCTCGAAGAAAACCACTTTACGGAAAAAACGGTAATTATCGATTTAAGCAACGATTTCCGACTCAAAGCTGATACGGAATTTCAGGGGCGGGAATTTATATACGGTCTCACAGAATTGAACCGTGACAAGATCAAGCAGGCGTGCTCCATCGCGAATCCAGGTTGTTTTGCCACCGCGATCCAGTTGGCGCTACTGCCACTTGCCGAAAACAAATTAATATCAGATGCTGTCCACATAACCGGTGTGACCGGTGCCACTGGAGCGGGGACTTCACTTTCTGACACTACTCATTATACCTGGCGCGATAATAATTTTTCCTATTACAAGGCTTTTACGCACCAGCATTTAGGGGAGATTTACCAGACTTTGAGCAGTTTACAGCGAAATTTTGATCAAAAAGTCCATTTTTTGCCTCATAGAGGTAATTTTTCAAGGGGAATATTTGTGACCGCGTACACAAAATATGACGGCAGTTTAGAAGATGCAAAAGCATTATACAGTGATTTTTACAAGGATGCACCCTTTACTTTTGTTTCAGAAAAGGAGCTGCATTTAAAACAAGTGGTCAATACAAACAAATGTTTTTTGCATGTGCATAAAGAGGATGGAATGCTACTGATCACCAGCATCATTGATAACCTGACCAAAGGCGCTTCAGGGCAAGCCGTGGAAAACATGAATTTGATTTTCGGCCTTCCACAAACGGAAGGATTGAATTTAAAAGCAAATTTCTTTTAA
- a CDS encoding PspC domain-containing protein, translated as MNKTININLAGLFFHIDEDAYAKLQRYLEAIKRSFTDAEGREEIIQDIEARIAELFTERIKNERQVIGNLEVDQVIEIMGQPEDYRIDEDIFEDEQPKAAPYTSTHTKKLYRDVENSYLGGVGSGLGHYLGVPPVWIRVLLVLLAFFTSGGFALLYIGAWIFLPAAKTTAQKLEMRGEPVNIDNIQRKVKEGFDTVADSVKNADFQKYGNQAKKSAGNAADGISKFVVVLLTVLAKVIGILLIIIGGSTIVGLFIGLFTAGTLGFINGGMSEYVGLFNSSSIPFWVLSLLAFFAMAIPFFAVFYLGLKILVTNLKRMSWGMKITLIIVWLVSVVILSAVGIKQAIDFSQRSSTTQTELLAINPADTLRVQMQVAGDAGSNGNGLFVVVDNDGKPFASFGDIDFSIKKSADSSYSLELIKKARGYSSTAAREHANEIIYPFDLQNNVLTLPQTFRIAEGATFRAQELELVLFVPENGNVFIDSNSKDFLSQHTGLMNHKLTNRYLTLKSGKLICAGCVEESATKNENEWQYRDVPSNKKTTAAPYEYDKARQSENKRLRDTAKIRVDSSRTVLDTIAN; from the coding sequence ATGAATAAAACTATAAATATCAACCTAGCGGGGCTCTTTTTTCACATTGACGAGGATGCCTACGCAAAACTACAGCGCTACCTGGAGGCCATTAAACGCTCTTTTACAGATGCCGAAGGCCGAGAGGAAATTATTCAGGATATTGAAGCGCGCATTGCCGAACTTTTTACCGAACGCATCAAGAACGAGCGACAGGTAATAGGTAATCTTGAGGTAGACCAAGTGATCGAGATCATGGGTCAACCGGAAGATTACCGTATAGATGAAGATATTTTTGAAGATGAGCAGCCCAAAGCTGCCCCATACACCTCAACGCATACCAAGAAATTGTACCGCGATGTCGAGAATTCCTATCTGGGCGGTGTAGGTTCTGGATTGGGCCACTATCTTGGAGTCCCACCGGTTTGGATCAGGGTACTTCTGGTACTTCTTGCCTTTTTTACCAGTGGTGGTTTTGCGCTCTTATATATAGGGGCATGGATTTTTCTGCCTGCGGCGAAAACAACTGCCCAGAAACTGGAAATGCGTGGCGAACCGGTAAATATTGACAATATACAGCGCAAAGTAAAAGAGGGATTTGATACCGTGGCTGATTCTGTAAAGAATGCCGACTTTCAAAAATATGGCAACCAGGCCAAAAAATCTGCTGGAAACGCGGCCGATGGTATAAGTAAATTTGTTGTCGTCCTACTTACGGTACTGGCAAAAGTCATTGGCATTTTGCTCATTATTATAGGTGGCTCTACGATTGTAGGCCTGTTTATAGGGCTTTTTACCGCAGGGACCCTGGGCTTTATCAATGGCGGCATGTCTGAATATGTTGGGCTCTTCAATTCCAGCAGTATACCATTCTGGGTATTGTCATTACTGGCGTTTTTTGCGATGGCCATTCCATTTTTCGCCGTTTTTTACCTGGGCCTTAAAATCCTGGTGACCAACCTAAAGCGCATGTCGTGGGGCATGAAAATCACGCTTATCATCGTTTGGCTTGTTTCCGTGGTTATTCTTAGCGCCGTGGGCATCAAGCAGGCCATTGATTTTTCACAGCGCTCTTCAACCACGCAAACCGAATTGTTAGCGATCAATCCGGCAGATACGCTACGGGTACAGATGCAGGTCGCTGGCGATGCTGGATCAAATGGAAATGGCCTTTTTGTGGTTGTTGACAATGACGGCAAACCCTTTGCCTCTTTTGGCGATATTGATTTCAGTATTAAAAAAAGCGCAGACAGCAGCTACAGTCTGGAGCTGATTAAAAAAGCGCGAGGATACAGCAGTACGGCCGCCCGGGAACATGCGAACGAAATTATTTATCCTTTTGACCTGCAAAACAATGTGCTTACCCTGCCGCAAACCTTCCGTATTGCAGAAGGTGCAACGTTTAGGGCGCAAGAACTGGAGCTGGTGCTTTTTGTACCCGAAAACGGTAACGTATTCATAGACTCAAACAGTAAGGATTTTTTAAGCCAGCATACCGGTTTGATGAATCACAAACTGACCAATCGCTATCTAACGTTAAAAAGCGGAAAATTGATTTGCGCCGGCTGCGTAGAAGAATCAGCCACAAAGAACGAAAATGAATGGCAATATCGCGATGTACCTAGCAACAAGAAAACTACGGCAGCGCCCTACGAATACGACAAGGCACGCCAAAGTGAGAACAAACGCTTACGCGATACAGCAAAAATAAGGGTAGATAGTTCAAGAACGGTTTTAGATACTATCGCCAATTAA
- a CDS encoding N-acetylornithine carbamoyltransferase, which yields MKKYTDLTDISNLEALIEEAKALKKDPFSFENLGKRKRLVMLFFNSSLRTRLSTEKAAQNLGMDVTVMNFNSDAWKLEFEDGTVMNGDTSEHIKEAAQVISQYADVIAVRAFPTLTDKKKDESEYVINNFVKYATIPVLNMESATAHPLQALADAITISEFKTKDRPKVVLSWAPHTKALPQAVPNSFAAMMQLCDVDFCITNPEGYDLNPELTKGTKIIRNQKEALQDADFVYVKNWSSYTNYGEILNPFETNKNWTMTQEKLGVAKFMHCLPVRRNVVVEDAVLDSNQSLVIPQANNRTFAAQVVLKQIISP from the coding sequence ATGAAAAAATATACAGACCTTACTGATATCTCTAATCTGGAAGCTCTAATTGAAGAAGCAAAAGCATTAAAAAAAGATCCATTTTCTTTTGAAAACCTGGGTAAGCGTAAAAGACTGGTCATGTTGTTTTTTAACTCCAGCCTGCGCACGCGGTTAAGCACCGAAAAAGCGGCGCAAAACCTGGGGATGGATGTTACGGTGATGAACTTTAACAGTGACGCCTGGAAACTGGAATTTGAGGATGGTACGGTGATGAACGGTGATACTTCAGAACATATTAAAGAGGCCGCACAGGTGATCTCGCAATATGCAGATGTGATCGCGGTGCGTGCGTTCCCCACGCTGACCGATAAGAAAAAGGACGAGTCTGAGTACGTGATCAATAATTTTGTGAAATATGCCACCATACCGGTTTTAAATATGGAAAGTGCCACGGCACATCCTTTGCAGGCACTTGCAGACGCGATCACCATTAGCGAATTCAAAACCAAAGATCGGCCTAAAGTTGTCCTGAGTTGGGCACCCCATACCAAGGCGCTCCCACAGGCGGTTCCCAATTCGTTTGCAGCGATGATGCAGTTGTGCGATGTGGACTTTTGCATCACAAATCCGGAAGGTTATGACCTAAATCCCGAACTTACTAAAGGCACCAAAATTATACGCAATCAGAAGGAAGCATTGCAGGATGCCGATTTTGTTTACGTAAAAAACTGGAGCAGTTATACAAATTATGGTGAGATCCTGAATCCTTTTGAAACAAACAAAAACTGGACGATGACCCAGGAGAAATTGGGCGTTGCCAAATTTATGCATTGCCTTCCGGTGCGTAGAAATGTAGTTGTGGAAGACGCAGTGTTGGATTCGAACCAATCCCTTGTTATTCCACAGGCAAATAACAGGACCTTTGCTGCGCAGGTGGTTTTGAAACAGATTATATCCCCCTAA
- a CDS encoding DUF4870 domain-containing protein: MSSSVTSHHRSVATFIHLATFTKYLIPLGNFIFPLLLWVTQKKESAFVDDHGRRAVNFQISMFIYNICAVLIALPFVAWQVIGIVQANNGFDLEGDFDTFWNFFHISGLVITAIILGTVLTGLFILELIAVITASIRANSGELCNYPLSISFIKSTPFIAHANPAASSTVNEQ, encoded by the coding sequence ATGTCCTCATCAGTCACTTCCCATCACCGCAGCGTTGCCACTTTTATACATCTGGCCACTTTCACAAAATATTTGATTCCACTTGGTAATTTTATTTTTCCACTGCTGCTCTGGGTGACGCAGAAAAAAGAATCTGCCTTTGTAGATGACCATGGCCGCCGGGCGGTCAATTTTCAGATCAGTATGTTTATTTATAATATTTGTGCCGTCTTGATCGCACTGCCCTTTGTTGCCTGGCAAGTCATAGGCATTGTACAGGCAAACAATGGTTTTGACCTGGAGGGTGATTTTGACACCTTTTGGAATTTTTTCCACATTTCTGGATTGGTCATCACCGCAATTATATTGGGCACCGTTCTTACCGGTCTTTTCATTCTAGAATTGATCGCGGTAATCACTGCGTCCATACGTGCGAATTCTGGGGAGCTTTGCAACTACCCTCTCAGTATTTCTTTTATAAAAAGTACCCCTTTTATAGCGCATGCCAATCCCGCGGCCTCATCAACCGTAAATGAGCAGTAA
- the proC gene encoding pyrroline-5-carboxylate reductase yields MKIAIIGTGNLGLSIAKGLVTNNAITTLYLTKRDISGIEDWGEYKNVFTTTDNVLAVQKSDILIFAVQPSQLSSILNDIKDELTDKHVLISTITGFAISQIEAIVGEEQFIIRAMPNTAIAVGASMTCLASNTKGMKRIKVAEAIFNRLGSSLIIPETQMQAATVVCASGVAFWMRLIRASTQAAVQLGFDSHDAQQLTMHTCNGASKLLIESGNHPEEEIDRVTTPRGCTIEGLNEMEHKGLSSSLIHGMVASFNKINMIKKEQ; encoded by the coding sequence ATGAAAATAGCAATAATAGGAACGGGTAATCTCGGACTTTCCATCGCCAAGGGGCTGGTGACAAATAATGCCATTACGACGCTATACCTTACAAAAAGGGATATTAGCGGGATAGAAGACTGGGGAGAATATAAAAATGTATTCACCACCACAGATAATGTGTTGGCCGTTCAAAAATCTGATATTTTGATTTTTGCCGTGCAACCCAGTCAGTTGTCCTCAATTTTAAATGATATTAAAGATGAACTGACTGATAAGCATGTACTGATTTCCACTATTACGGGTTTTGCTATTTCCCAGATTGAAGCCATAGTGGGGGAGGAGCAATTTATCATTCGCGCCATGCCGAATACGGCCATTGCCGTGGGAGCTTCCATGACCTGCCTGGCGAGCAACACCAAAGGTATGAAACGTATAAAAGTGGCCGAAGCGATCTTCAACCGCCTGGGAAGCAGCCTCATCATCCCAGAGACGCAAATGCAGGCCGCCACAGTGGTTTGCGCCAGTGGCGTAGCCTTCTGGATGCGTCTCATACGCGCATCTACGCAGGCTGCCGTGCAGCTTGGTTTTGACAGTCATGACGCGCAACAACTCACGATGCACACCTGCAACGGCGCTTCAAAGTTGTTGATTGAATCTGGTAATCACCCAGAAGAAGAGATCGACCGGGTGACCACACCACGCGGTTGCACGATTGAAGGGCTTAACGAGATGGAGCATAAAGGCCTGAGTTCGTCGCTTATACATGGTATGGTGGCTTCTTTCAATAAAATAAACATGATTAAAAAAGAGCAATAA
- a CDS encoding geranylgeranylglycerol-phosphate geranylgeranyltransferase: MHFLNLIRYKNLLLLLLTQVLVHFGFLKALDFPVALSTLDFFILVMATLCIAAAGYVINDIEDVEIDRINRPKKRLIPLKITEKRAFNYYLALNIAGVGLGYYLSVQSGNSAYAAFFVFISALLYSYATFLKRILLVGNILVSILVASAILIVVIFDLSALVSTYGPSLSNPVSVLRDYAIFAFLLNVLREIVKDLEDMDGDHAHGLSSLPIVLGRVRTAKITSVVALGYIALLVVYIYFYLYTNAITTAYLLFVVGGSLLFFAIKAWAATSKKDFARLSLYLKISMVLGIFSLGVLSLSLLYAAF, from the coding sequence TTGCACTTTCTCAATCTCATTCGGTATAAAAACCTGCTGCTTCTCCTACTTACCCAGGTGCTTGTTCATTTTGGGTTTTTAAAAGCACTTGATTTTCCGGTGGCGCTTTCTACCCTTGATTTTTTTATACTTGTCATGGCAACACTTTGTATTGCCGCGGCAGGTTACGTTATCAATGATATTGAAGACGTGGAAATTGACCGCATAAACCGACCAAAAAAACGCTTAATTCCCTTAAAAATCACCGAAAAACGGGCATTTAATTACTATTTAGCCCTAAATATTGCCGGTGTGGGCCTTGGCTATTACCTTTCAGTACAAAGTGGAAATAGTGCCTATGCGGCCTTTTTTGTCTTTATTTCGGCACTTTTATATAGTTACGCCACCTTTTTAAAACGGATATTGCTTGTGGGTAATATTCTGGTAAGTATTCTAGTTGCTTCGGCCATATTAATTGTGGTCATTTTTGACCTATCGGCTCTTGTATCCACTTACGGTCCGTCCCTCTCCAATCCCGTTTCCGTGCTGCGGGATTATGCGATCTTTGCATTCCTGCTGAATGTGCTGCGTGAAATCGTCAAGGATCTTGAAGATATGGACGGTGATCATGCCCATGGATTGAGCAGTTTGCCCATAGTCCTGGGACGCGTGCGCACGGCAAAAATCACCAGCGTTGTAGCACTGGGTTATATCGCCTTACTTGTGGTTTATATTTATTTTTACCTGTATACAAATGCCATTACCACGGCTTACCTGCTTTTTGTGGTAGGAGGATCGTTGCTGTTTTTTGCCATAAAAGCCTGGGCGGCGACCTCAAAAAAAGATTTTGCACGGCTATCGCTTTATTTAAAAATTAGTATGGTACTGGGGATCTTTTCCCTGGGCGTACTTTCCTTAAGTCTTTTATATGCTGCATTCTAA